A single window of Hymenobacter sp. APR13 DNA harbors:
- a CDS encoding heavy metal-binding domain-containing protein produces the protein MSRFPLSLLAVAGLLTAASCSSDSASSSATDTVTTPTNGPAAGTADHAGSHTYACPMHPEVTSTKDGEKCPKCGMKLEHNDAVSNGKTYEMKLVPTPMQVTAGQPATLAFTPRETGNESAPVPLAVVHEKKIHLIIVSKDLGQFYHEHPEYTAAGDYKVQYTFPKGGDYVLFQDYTPTGSGHQLGRQPLTVKGLAYAPVKFKNDDMQWEKDGYQATLSFDKDLKVGQLLGMKINISKDGQPVTDLANYLGALGHVVVISEDTENYLHVHPNDQADKGPNIGFNTNFEKPGLYRVFLQFNHAGKIHTGDFTINVKA, from the coding sequence ATGTCCCGCTTCCCACTTTCCCTGCTGGCCGTGGCCGGCCTGCTCACCGCTGCCAGCTGCTCCTCCGATTCGGCCTCCAGCAGCGCCACCGATACCGTCACGACGCCCACCAACGGCCCGGCCGCAGGCACTGCCGACCACGCCGGCAGCCACACTTACGCCTGCCCCATGCACCCCGAGGTGACCAGCACCAAGGACGGCGAGAAGTGCCCTAAATGCGGCATGAAGCTGGAGCACAACGACGCCGTTTCCAACGGCAAAACCTACGAAATGAAGCTGGTGCCCACGCCCATGCAGGTGACGGCCGGCCAGCCCGCCACCCTGGCTTTCACGCCCCGCGAAACCGGCAACGAATCGGCGCCCGTGCCCCTGGCCGTGGTGCACGAGAAGAAGATTCACCTCATCATCGTCAGCAAGGACCTGGGCCAGTTCTACCACGAGCACCCTGAGTACACGGCGGCCGGCGACTACAAAGTGCAGTACACCTTCCCGAAGGGCGGCGACTACGTGCTGTTTCAGGATTATACACCCACCGGCTCGGGCCACCAGCTGGGCCGCCAGCCGCTCACAGTGAAGGGGCTGGCCTACGCTCCCGTCAAGTTTAAAAACGACGATATGCAGTGGGAAAAGGATGGCTACCAGGCCACGCTTTCCTTCGATAAGGACCTGAAAGTGGGTCAGCTGCTGGGCATGAAAATCAACATCAGCAAAGATGGGCAGCCGGTAACGGACTTGGCCAACTACCTCGGGGCGCTGGGCCACGTGGTGGTTATCAGCGAAGACACCGAGAACTACCTGCACGTACACCCCAACGACCAAGCCGACAAAGGCCCCAACATCGGCTTCAACACCAACTTCGAGAAGCCCGGCCTCTACCGCGTGTTTCTGCAGTTCAACCACGCGGGCAAAATCCACACCGGCGACTTCACCATCAACGTGAAGGCCTAG